In a single window of the Streptomyces sp. HUAS ZL42 genome:
- a CDS encoding Mrp/NBP35 family ATP-binding protein, which yields MATEDAVREALATVNDPEINRPITELGMVKSVEIGADGAVAVTVYLTVSGCPMRETITQRVTDAVSRVEGVTRVEVSLDVMSDEQRKELATALRGGQAEREVPFAKPGSLTRVYAVASGKGGVGKSSVTVNLAAAMAADGLKVGVVDADIYGHSVPRMLAVDGRPTQVENMIMPPQANGVKVISIGMFTPGNAPVVWRGPMLHRALQQFLADVWWGDLDVLLLDLPPGTGDIAISVAQLVPNAEILVVTTPQQAAAEVAERAGSIAVQTHQKIVGVVENMSGLPCPHCDEMVDVFGTGGGQQVADGLTRTTGTTVPVLGSIPIDVRLREGGDEGRPVVLTDPDSPAGSALRAIAGKLGGRQRGLAGLSLGITPRNKF from the coding sequence ATGGCTACGGAAGACGCGGTGCGCGAAGCACTGGCGACGGTGAACGACCCCGAGATCAACCGCCCCATCACCGAGCTCGGGATGGTCAAATCGGTGGAGATCGGCGCGGACGGAGCGGTCGCGGTCACCGTGTACCTGACGGTCTCCGGCTGCCCGATGCGCGAGACCATCACGCAGCGCGTCACGGACGCGGTCTCCCGGGTCGAGGGCGTCACCCGGGTCGAGGTCTCGCTGGACGTCATGAGCGACGAGCAGCGCAAGGAGCTGGCGACCGCCCTGCGCGGCGGCCAGGCCGAGCGCGAGGTCCCCTTCGCCAAGCCGGGCAGCCTCACCCGGGTGTACGCGGTCGCCTCCGGCAAGGGCGGCGTCGGCAAGTCCTCGGTGACGGTGAACCTGGCGGCGGCGATGGCGGCGGACGGCCTGAAGGTCGGTGTCGTCGACGCCGACATCTACGGCCACAGCGTGCCGCGCATGCTGGCGGTGGACGGCCGCCCGACCCAGGTCGAGAACATGATCATGCCGCCGCAGGCGAACGGCGTGAAGGTCATCTCGATCGGCATGTTCACCCCGGGCAACGCCCCGGTCGTCTGGCGCGGGCCGATGCTCCACCGCGCGCTGCAGCAGTTCCTGGCGGACGTGTGGTGGGGCGACCTCGACGTCCTGCTCCTCGACCTGCCCCCGGGCACGGGCGACATCGCCATCTCCGTGGCCCAGCTGGTCCCGAACGCGGAGATCCTGGTCGTCACGACCCCGCAGCAGGCGGCGGCGGAGGTGGCCGAGCGGGCCGGTTCCATCGCGGTCCAGACCCACCAGAAGATCGTGGGCGTCGTGGAGAACATGTCCGGTCTCCCCTGCCCCCACTGCGACGAGATGGTCGACGTCTTCGGCACGGGCGGCGGCCAGCAGGTGGCGGACGGCCTGACGCGCACGACCGGTACGACCGTCCCGGTCCTCGGCAGCATCCCCATCGACGTCCGCCTCCGCGAGGGCGGCGACGAGGGCAGGCCGGTGGTCCTGACCGACCCGGACTCCCCGGCGGGTTCCGCCCTGCGGGCGATCGCGGGGAAGCTGGGGGGACGCCAGCGGGGTCTGGCGGGACTGTCGCTGGGGATCACACCGCGCAACAAGTTCTGA
- a CDS encoding DUF1003 domain-containing protein, producing MAPEREARVEHRERTPAGATATTRPRARLDQPRPPRRRILPEWDPEAFGRLSERIARFIGTGRFLVGMTVVIIAWVLWNIFAPRDLRFDNYPFIFLTLALSLQASYAAPLILLAQNRQDDRDRVNLEQDRKQNERSIADTEYLTREIAALRIGLGEVATRDWIRSELQDFVKELEHRRDGHVVFPAERSHGRDVDDR from the coding sequence ATGGCTCCTGAGCGCGAAGCACGCGTCGAGCACCGCGAGCGCACCCCCGCCGGGGCCACCGCGACCACCCGTCCGCGCGCCCGCCTGGACCAGCCGCGCCCGCCGCGCCGCCGGATCCTGCCGGAATGGGACCCGGAGGCCTTCGGACGCCTTTCGGAGCGGATCGCCCGCTTCATCGGCACGGGGCGGTTCCTCGTCGGGATGACGGTCGTCATCATCGCGTGGGTGCTGTGGAACATCTTCGCGCCGCGTGACCTGCGCTTCGACAACTACCCGTTCATCTTCCTGACGCTGGCGCTGTCCCTGCAGGCCTCCTACGCCGCCCCGCTGATCCTGCTCGCGCAGAACAGGCAGGACGACCGCGACCGGGTCAACCTCGAACAGGACCGCAAGCAGAACGAGCGGTCCATCGCGGACACCGAGTACCTGACCCGCGAGATCGCCGCCCTGCGGATCGGCCTCGGGGAGGTCGCGACGCGCGACTGGATCCGCTCCGAGCTGCAGGACTTCGTCAAGGAGCTGGAGCACAGGCGGGACGGCCATGTCGTATTCCCGGCGGAACGGTCGCACGGACGTGACGTAGACGACCGCTGA
- a CDS encoding sec-independent translocase produces the protein MFNDIGPLELITLVVLAVLVFGPDKLPKVIQDVMRTVRKIREFSESAKQDIRQELGPEFKDFEFEDLNPKTFIRKQLDNDDLGLKEIRNGFDLKKEMAEVTDAVQGRDPESSSSSSSGSSGGRVDMSKKPDDSGRDDRPPFDADAT, from the coding sequence GTGTTCAATGACATAGGACCGCTCGAGCTGATCACGCTCGTTGTCCTTGCCGTGCTCGTCTTCGGTCCGGACAAGCTTCCGAAGGTCATTCAGGACGTGATGCGCACGGTCCGGAAGATCCGTGAGTTCTCGGAGAGCGCCAAGCAGGACATCCGGCAGGAACTCGGCCCGGAGTTCAAGGACTTCGAGTTCGAGGACCTCAACCCCAAGACGTTCATCCGCAAGCAGCTGGACAACGACGACCTGGGGCTCAAGGAGATCCGCAACGGCTTCGACCTGAAGAAGGAGATGGCCGAGGTCACGGACGCCGTCCAGGGCCGTGACCCGGAGTCCTCCTCCTCGTCCTCCTCCGGTTCGTCCGGCGGCCGCGTCGACATGAGCAAGAAGCCCGACGACTCCGGCCGGGACGACCGCCCGCCCTTCGACGCGGACGCCACCTGA
- a CDS encoding trypsin-like peptidase domain-containing protein, translating into MNEGKPTKAKWWSRPRPQEPAGETGDEVILGSGEDERAAVDAPGGAAHGDRADGDFELAKPAGNRGGDAAAGAGAGAAADDGDYELSLPSPGTSSGAEGVAGSEGDFEWEAPLAASGVDSAPQQAPAEERPKPLHDPDPYSTPPYGKPGPWAPAPPVQHPAATPAPCTATAAPVPETPAPPAPDGRAFAAPLPAVGPDPAMSVPAPAPTAPATGQVPAPTAPATGQVPAASAFAADRAPAPTDPAAGPVPAAPTPYGVTPSPGSPVPTASVPGTPAAHGPTLADPDAAHAGPWHRYDPWAAAPFPGGPLQQNGAAVPSRQQRRGRARKALVGAAVLLAVVSGGVGGVVGAQLERNGGIGEVELPQAAAEPTGRAPDSVAGIAASALPSVVTLHVDGSAESGTGTGFVLDSRGHILTNNHVVEPAGADGGITVVFNGGETAKAEVVGRDSGYDLAVVKVSGVSGLKPLPLGNSDNVQVGDPVVAIGAPFDLEGTVTSGIISAKERPITAGGESDGSDVSYVDALQTDAPINPGNSGGPLLDSKARVIGINSAIRSADDGSDSGGQAGSIGLGFAIPINQGKRVAEELINTGRATHPVIGITLDMDYTGDGARVGTKGGDGGPSVTVGGPGDQAGIKAGDVITEVDGQRIHSGDELIVKTRAHRPGDHLELTIERNGTERTVSLVLGASDGD; encoded by the coding sequence ATGAACGAGGGGAAGCCCACGAAGGCGAAATGGTGGAGCCGACCCCGGCCGCAGGAGCCCGCGGGGGAGACGGGGGACGAGGTGATACTGGGCTCGGGTGAGGACGAGCGTGCGGCGGTGGATGCGCCCGGCGGTGCTGCTCATGGTGACCGGGCCGACGGTGACTTCGAGTTGGCGAAGCCCGCGGGGAACCGGGGCGGCGACGCAGCTGCCGGGGCCGGGGCCGGTGCCGCTGCCGACGACGGGGACTATGAGCTGAGCCTGCCCTCGCCCGGAACGAGCAGCGGCGCGGAGGGCGTTGCCGGCAGTGAGGGCGACTTCGAGTGGGAAGCGCCCCTCGCCGCGTCCGGTGTCGACTCCGCCCCGCAGCAGGCACCCGCGGAAGAGCGCCCCAAGCCTCTGCACGACCCCGATCCCTACAGCACGCCGCCGTACGGCAAGCCCGGCCCCTGGGCCCCCGCCCCGCCGGTACAGCACCCGGCGGCAACGCCCGCGCCCTGTACGGCGACAGCGGCACCGGTACCTGAGACTCCCGCCCCGCCCGCGCCGGACGGCCGGGCCTTTGCGGCCCCTCTTCCAGCCGTAGGCCCGGACCCGGCCATGTCCGTGCCCGCCCCGGCACCGACGGCGCCGGCGACGGGCCAGGTCCCGGCACCGACGGCGCCGGCGACGGGCCAGGTCCCGGCGGCTTCCGCCTTTGCCGCGGACCGCGCCCCGGCGCCCACCGACCCGGCTGCAGGTCCCGTTCCGGCGGCCCCCACGCCCTACGGCGTCACCCCGTCCCCGGGCAGCCCGGTGCCCACGGCCTCCGTGCCCGGCACCCCCGCCGCCCACGGCCCCACCCTCGCTGACCCCGATGCCGCCCACGCCGGCCCATGGCACCGCTACGACCCCTGGGCCGCGGCCCCCTTCCCCGGTGGCCCCCTCCAGCAGAACGGGGCCGCCGTCCCGAGTCGGCAGCAGCGCCGTGGGCGGGCCAGGAAAGCCCTCGTCGGTGCGGCCGTCCTGCTGGCTGTCGTGTCGGGAGGCGTCGGCGGTGTCGTGGGCGCCCAACTGGAGCGCAACGGCGGGATCGGGGAGGTGGAGCTGCCGCAGGCGGCCGCGGAGCCCACCGGGCGGGCGCCCGACAGTGTGGCCGGGATCGCCGCCAGCGCCCTGCCCAGCGTCGTCACCCTGCATGTCGACGGCAGCGCGGAGTCGGGCACCGGCACCGGGTTCGTGCTCGACTCACGCGGCCACATCCTCACCAACAACCACGTCGTGGAGCCCGCCGGAGCCGACGGCGGGATAACCGTCGTCTTCAACGGCGGGGAGACCGCCAAGGCCGAGGTCGTCGGCCGCGACAGCGGATACGACCTCGCCGTCGTCAAGGTCAGCGGCGTGAGCGGACTCAAGCCCCTGCCACTGGGCAACTCCGACAACGTCCAGGTCGGCGACCCCGTCGTCGCCATCGGCGCCCCCTTCGACCTCGAGGGGACCGTCACCTCCGGCATCATCAGCGCCAAGGAGCGGCCCATCACGGCGGGCGGCGAGAGCGACGGGAGCGATGTGTCGTACGTGGACGCGCTGCAGACCGACGCGCCCATCAACCCCGGCAACTCCGGCGGCCCTCTCCTCGACTCCAAGGCGCGCGTCATCGGCATCAACTCCGCCATACGGTCCGCCGACGACGGCTCCGACTCCGGCGGCCAGGCCGGCTCCATCGGCCTGGGCTTCGCCATCCCCATCAACCAGGGCAAGCGCGTCGCCGAGGAGCTGATCAACACCGGCAGGGCGACCCACCCGGTCATCGGTATCACCCTCGACATGGACTACACCGGCGACGGTGCCCGGGTCGGCACGAAGGGCGGCGACGGCGGTCCCTCGGTCACCGTGGGCGGTCCCGGCGACCAGGCCGGCATCAAGGCGGGCGACGTGATCACCGAGGTCGACGGCCAGCGCATCCACTCCGGCGACGAACTCATCGTCAAGACCCGGGCCCACCGCCCCGGCGACCACCTGGAGCTGACCATCGAGCGCAACGGCACGGAGCGGACCGTCTCGCTGGTGCTCGGCGCCTCGGACGGGGACTGA